TGGCGATGTGCAAGCTTGTTGAAGAGGAGGGCTTGTCACTCGATGTAGTATCTGGCGGCGAATTGTATACGGCTCTGCAAGCTGGATTCCCCGTAGAGCGCATCCATTTTCATGGCAACAACAAATCTCATGATGAGTTAATCATGGCCCTTGATGCCAAAATTGGCTGTTTTGTTGTGGACAACTTTTATGAGTTGCACATGTTGGCTCAATTGGCCGAAGAGCGAAACGAAAAAGTCGCCGTACTCTTGCGTGTCACGCCGGGTGTAGAAGCTCATACACATGAATACATTTCTACTGGGCAGATCGACTCCAAGTTTGGCTTTGATGTGCAAAACGGCCAGGCTCTTGAGGCGATTCAATTCTCTCATGAAAGCAATCATCTCCATTTATTGGGAGTTCATAGCCATATTGGCTCACAAATATTTGAAACAGAAGGCTTCCTCGTGGCTGTCAAACGATTGACAGAGCTGTTGGGCGAAGCAAAAGAAAAGCTAGGATTCCTCCCGGAAGTTTTGAATGTAGGAGGAGGCTTTGGTATTCGGTATGTAGAAAGCGATACACCGCAACCAGCGGAAACGTATATCAAAGCCATAACAGATATCGTTCGCCAAGAGCTAACAGCGCTGGCGATTCCTCTACCTGAGATTTGGATCGAGCCAGGTCGGAGTATTGTAGGGGATGCAGGGACAACCTTGTACCGAATTGGATCGCATAAGAACATTCCAAATGTCCGAAAATATATTGCGGTCGATGGTGGGATGACAGACAATCTGCGACCAGCTTTATACGATGCAGAATACGAAGCAGCGATTGCGAACAAAATGAATGCACCTGCCTCAGAAGTTGTATCCATTGCAGGAAAGTGCTGTGAGTCAGGTGATATGCTCATCTGGGATGTGAAGCTGCCAGAAGCGCAAGCGGGCGATATTCTCGCAGTCCCAAGTACAGGTGCATACGGTTATTCCATGGCGAACAACTACAATCGGATTGCTCGTCCGGCAGTTGTATTTGTAAAGGACGGAGAAGCAGAAGTAGTCGTACGACGCGAAACGTACGCAGAAGTAGTCGGTCACGATGTTTTGCCAAAACGGGCGCAGCTTATGCGTTAAACTTCATAAAAAATGCACAAACCTTCCCGATCGTTTGGGAAGGTTTTGTATTTCCTTCATCTCCCATTCATGATTGCTTAATGTTTTCTCGGCATAATGAAAGGGTGAGGGGGAGCGATTCATCATGTTGTCGACTCTTATGAAGCGGTTTCGACGAATACCCTATATTTCATTGGACAAACGCCAATGGATGAAGGCGATGATTCGGCAAGAAGTGGAGAGAGAGAAGAAAGTCGTCATGTTTTATATAGATATCGTCAAGCTGACAGAGGTGGAGCATCGCTATGGTGATACGAGCGCCAAGAGAGTTCTTCATATATTCGAAAGCATTTTGCCAGCTGTCGCTCGTCAAGCATTTGAAATCAAAGGGAGAATCATCGCGATTCAAAAGCTGTGGGGCGATGATTTTGCCATCTACACTTCCTTTTCGAAAATGATGAGTGAAGAAGACTGTCAAATGCTATCCATTCATTTTCAGGAGCTAGCTGAACGACAGTTAAATCGACAAGTGAGCTTCGTTAATCGCGAGGAGCTTCGTGTCCATATCGGCTTTTCGGAAATCATCGGGGAAGATATCGTGAAAGAGATGTATACCTCTGTTAAACATGCTGTACATATGGCCAAGTATGGGATTACCTCCGAAAAGTATGCACACATTAGACAATTTCACAAGCTGCTTGCAGAGGAAAACGTTCAGATGCACTTCATGCCGATCATTCATTTGCCAAATGGCGAAGCACTGGGGTGGGAGGCACTGGCGCGCGGACCGGTCAACAGTCTTTTTGCAACTCCCGCAGCCTTGTTCAATTATGCACAAGAGACGGATACGGTGTTTCGTTTGGAGCATATATGTCGCAAGCGGGCATTGGAGCATATACGCTACCTGAAGCCTCATGAAAAACTATTCATCAATTTGGACCCACGGGCGATTGACGATCCGTTTCTGTTGCGTGGCAAAGTGCAGATGCTTTTGGCAGAGTACGAGTTGACGCCGCAAAACATTGTTTTTGAAATTACAGAGCGTCATGCGATTACGAATTACGCTGTCTTTCGAAAAATCATCGAGGAGTATCGCAAGCAAGGATATATGATCGCCGTAGATGATGCAGGAGCAGGGTATTCCAGCTTGGAATCGATTACAGAAATCTACCCGGACTTTATTAAGCTCGACATGTCCTTGATTCGTAACATCGATGTCGATCCGATTAAGCAGGCGTTGTTGGAGACGTTTGTATCCTTTGCTGACAAAGTGAACTGCAAAATCATAGCAGAAGGGATCGAGACAGAGCGTGAGCTGGAAACGCTCATGGACGTCGGTGTCATCTACGGACAGGGTTACTATTTAGGCAAGCCGGATAAAGGAATGGCGCAGCTATGTGGAAAGGCGATGAACTTTCTGCGTTTTACGATGGAAAAGCGGATTGAACAAGAAGCAGCGCCAATACTGCCCACTCCCGCTATGACGGAAATCTTGGCGAAGACGATCAGTGTTGAAAAGCACGTGAAAGTAAGACGCATCCATGAGATTTTCGAGCAAAATCAGCGAATTGAAAGCGTGGTTGTGCTGGAGAACGGCATACCGGTAGGACTTGTCATGAGGTTTTCTCTGTATCAGATCCTCGGTGGTCAATACGGAATTGCACTGTACTATGAAAGACCCGTTTCTCAAATCATGAATACCAACCCGCTCAAAGCTACCAAAGATGACAAGCTGGATGAGGTAGCGAAGCGGGCGATGACCAGAGATGCTTATCATTTGTATGATGTGGTCATTATTATTGATGAGAAAGGGGAGTACATCGGTATCGTTACTGTGCAGAAGCTGTTGGACAAAATGGCTTCCATTAAACTCGAGATGGCGAGCTCAGCCAATCCACTGACAGGATTGCCGGGAAACGTGCAGATTGAAAGAGAATTGAACCAACGGCTAAAACGGTATGATCATCAGGTGGTCATCTACTGTGATCTCGACCGTTTCAAATGGTTTAATGACCGCTATGGGTTTGAAGTGGGTGATCAGATCATTGTTCGAACCGCGAATTTGTTGCGGGAAGCCTCGAAATGGTACGGAAGCGGGACTGACTTCATCGGTCATATTGGCGGAGATGATTTTATTCTGATTACGACGGCGCAGTGTGCGAATGATGTAGTTTTGTTTATCATGGATGCTTTTACGCCATACTTTTCGGACATTTATGAAAAGCGCAGAATGGGGGACGGTCAGGAGCTCTCGATGTCGATGGCAGGTGTCGTCCTTTACGCAGGGAAGTACACTAGTGCGGAACAAGTTGCAGAGAAGGCTGCGTACGTGAAAATGGTGGCAAAAGCGAAGGCGGGGACTGTTTTTATTACCGACTGTGAGTTGCCTGGCGAAGAGCAGATCCGCATCGAGGGATAAATTGGACGTCAATCGATCTCCATGGTAGAATGGGTACGTTAACTTTACAAGGTATGGAGGTCAACATATGAAAAAGGCGCTCATCACCATGGAAAATGGTAACCAAATCGAGCTGGAGCTGTTCGATCAAGAAGCTCCTGGCACAGTTGCAAACTTTGAGAAATTGGCTAACGAAGGCTTCTACAACGGTCTGTCCTTCCACCGCGTTATCCCTGGCTTCGTAGCACAAGGCGGATGCCCTTACGGAACAGGAACAGGCGGTCCTGGTTACACCATCAAATGTGAAACAAAAGGAAACCCACATAAGCATCTCCGCGGTTACCTGTCCATGGCACACGCAGGAAAAGACACAGGCGGAAGCCAATTCTTCATCTGCTACGATTCTTTCCCTCACCTCGATGGCGTACATACCGTATTTGGTCGCGTCACTTCCGGTTTGGAACACGTTGATGCAATCAAACAAGGCGATAAAATGGGTACAGTAAAAGTAGGATAATAGAAGTTGAATGAACACCGATGAGGGAATCCTTGTCGGTGTTTTTTCGTCAGGCTACATGCTGGGTCAAGCTGGATTGGGGTTGTAAGCCTATCTATCTGCTGGTATGCTAGAAGATAGACGATTTTTATCAGGGGTTGTTCAAAAAGATGACTTTTTGAACGCGCATGATTGGAGGAAGCAATGGATCTTTTTCACTTTGATTGGAAAACGGTACCGTTTCGCTTAATTGCGTTCGTTATCGCTTTCACTTTGCATGAATGGGCGCATGCCTTTGTCGCTTGGAAGCTGGGTGACAATACGGCGAAATCGGAGGGCCGCTTAACTTTAAATCCAATCCCGCATATTGATCCGTTCGGCTTGATTCTCATTTTGTTTGGTCCATTTGGTTGGGCGAGACCAGTGCCGATTAATCCTCTGCATTTCCGTGGGAACAAGCGATTAGGGATTGTTTACGTTTCATTTGCAGGTCCACTCATTAACCTGATACTCGCGGTATTGTTTTACATGGTGTATTTCGTAGTAATTAATTCCGGAGTACTAGTAGGAATGCATGAAAAAGTGGCTTACGCAATTGATATGACACTACGATTTTCTGTTTTGATCAATACAGCTCTTTTCATTTTCAACCTGTTGCCGATTCCGCCATTGGACGGTTACAAAATACTGCGATTTTTGTCTCCGCGAAGTTGGGATGGAAAGTTTTACAATTATGAAGTCTACGGGCCGTGGATTCTCCTATTACTCATCTTTATTCCGGGGGTCAGCACAATCATTTTTGGTATTCCCCATGGGATTGCCCTGGAATTGGTTCAACGAATTGGAAGTAGTATCTTAAGCGTGTTCATCTAACGGAAACGAGGGACGACTTTTGGCTTACAGCATCAAACTTGATTCCTTTGAGGGACCACTCGATCTGTTGCTCCATCTGATCGACAAGGCTGAGGTGGACATCTACGACATACCGATAGCGGAAATTACGGAGCAATACCTCGCGACGATTGACAAGATGCAAGAGCTCCAACTGGATGTGGCCAGTGAGTTCGTAGTGATGGCGGCTACGCTCCTCTCTATTAAAAGCAAGATGCTGTTACCCAAAAAGGAGGAGCATGTCTTTCAGCAGTTCCTCGATATGGATGTAGACGAGATAGACCCGCGTGAAGAACTGGTTGCGCGTCTGTTGGAGTACAAGCGCTATAAGATGCTTGCCGAGAACCTGCGAGAAATGGAAATCGGTCGTAATCAAGTCTTTACACGTCCCGCAGAGAATTTGTCTCCTTATGTGCGTGAAGAGGATCATACAGTATCAAATGTGACCCTCTACGATTTGATCAACGCGCTGGAAAAGCTGGTAAAGAAAACGAAAGAAAAAGAACCGATGACCAAGGTATCGCGCGACGAAATCTCCATCAAGGATCGAATGACAGAGATACGCCAAGCGGTACGCAGCGGTGGGATGGTTCGTTTTTCTGAGTTGTTTACGCAAGGGGCGACGCGTACAGAGATTGTGACGACCTTTCTCGCCTTGCTTGAGCTTATGAAGGCTAAGCACATTACGTGTGTACAAAATCAATTGTTTCAAGACATCATCATATGTGAAAACGGAACGGAAGGAGCCCACACTGATGGACTATGACAAGCTGAAAGGCGTAATCGAGGGCTTGCTGTTCATCTCGGGTGATGAAGGAATCGATGCCAAAGAAATCAGTGAAATCACTGAGGTGTCAGAAGAAGAGGTCATCGACTTGATCGAAGACATGAAAGCTGACTTCCGCCGGGCAGGACGCGGTATTCAAATCGTGGAAGTGGCAAAAGCGTATCAGCTGACCACTCTGCCCGAGCATGTGCCCTATTTTGAACGGTTAGCAACATCACCAGGTCAGTCAACATTATCCCAAGCAGCATTGGAGACTCTCGCCATTGTTGCGTACAAGCAGCCCCTGACCCGTTCGGAGATTGAAGAGATCCGTGGCGTTAAATGCGAAAAAGCACTGAACACACTCTTATCCAAGCAACTCATTCGTGAAGCGGGGAGAGCAGAGGGGATCGGACGCCCCATTTTGTACGCGACCACCAAAGAGTTTTTGGAGCATTTTGGTTTACGGGAACTGGGGGATTTGCCAGAACCGCCTGTCAATCTTGATATTGAAGAAGCGCGTCTTGAAGCATCAGCGCTATTCGGAAAAGCAGAAGAAGCGACAAACGACTAGTTACAGCCCGGACAGTTTTTCGTACTATCATACGACTCGTCCCCATATACTATGGTACAAACCTGTGTATCGTGGTATAACGACGGCTTTTCTCTTGACTTATTGTCAAGGTTGAGCCCAAGTTTTCAAATGGGGAGGACGTTTATGAATATCCGAAAATATCTGTCCGGCGTACTCGTCGTTTTTCTTTTTATACAGATGGCTTTTACGCCGGCAGCGGTGGTAAAGGCTGCTGCAGCTCCACCTGGCTTGTCAGCTGAAGGTGCAGCACTAATCGATGTCGAGAGTGGACGGATTCTTTATTCCAAAAATGGTACGAAAAAAATGAGGATTGCGAGTCTGACCAAAACGATGACAGCAATCGTAGCAATCGAGATGGGCAAATTGGATGCACAGGTAACGGTACCTCCACAAGCGGTAGGTGTAGAAGGCTCATCCATCTACTTGAAAAATGGAGAGAAGCTCACGCTGGAAGAACTGCTGTACGGTTTGATGCTGCGATCTGGCAATGACGCAGCCGTCACCATCGCTACCCACATCGGAGGATCAGTGCCCGGATTCACTTACTTAATGAATGAAAAGGCTGCAATGATTGGAATGGAGCATACGAATTTCACCAATCCACATGGTTTAGATGACAGTAACCAGCATTACTCCACTCCGGAAGATATGGCAAAGCTGTCCGCCTATGCCTTACATAATCCGGTGTTTCGTCAAATCGTCTCAACGAAAGTCAAGGATATTTCGTGGGAAGGCGAACAATGGGACCGGCGCTTACTGAACAAAAACAAGATGCTTCACCTTTACAACGGTGCTGATGGTGTGAAAACGGGATACACCAAACTCGCGAAGCGCTGCCTGGCTTCCTCTGCCACAAGGAACGGAAGACAGCTGGCGACAATTACTCTGAATGCTTCTGATGACTGGAACGACTCCGCCAAGCTGATGGACTGGGGCTTCGCAAATTATCCGCTACAAGAGCTGGTCAAGAAAGGGCAGGAAGTAAAGCCTGACACGCCAGTCACACTTGAAGCAGGAACTCATCTTGTCACCACAAACACATTTCAATATCCACTGCAAACGGCAGAAACAGAGGCGATTCACAAGCGTGTCGTTATGGGAGAATCAACGGTGACATCGAAAATGAATGGTCAACTGGCAGGATTTCTTCAGCTCTATTTAAAGGAAAAGATGATTGGGCAGGTTCCGTTGCTGGTTCGTGTGGATACGCCGACTTCTGTAGCCCCGCAAGCTTCACGCTCAATGTGGCAGCAGTTTTGGGGAATAGTGTCAGGGGGGCTGTGGAGTGCTTAATGTCATCTGGCTCGGGCTCATTGTCATTAGCATTGTCGTTGCGGCCGTGACGGGGCGGATGGAAGCGATCAACGCAGCAGCGTTTGAGGGAGCCAAGACGGGAGTAACGGTTTGTCTCGGACTTCTCAGTGTTCTCGCCTTTTGGATGGGAATGATGCGGATTGCTGAAAAGTCAGGACTCCTTGAGCTATTGGCTCGGGCATTGTCACCGATCATTCAAGTCCTTTTTCCCGATGTTCCAAAAGGGCATCCTGCTATGGGGTATATCCTCTCAAATATGAGTGCAAACCTGCTCGGGCTTGGTAATGCAGCAACGCCGATGGGGCTGAAAGCGATGGAAGAACTCCAAAAGCTGAATCCAGACAAGCAAAACGCTTCGGCTGCCATGTGTACACTGCTGGCGATCAATACGGCGAGCATAACGATTATTCCTACAACCATGATCGCAATCCGCATGCAGTATGGCTCCGTGAATCCCGTTGAAATCGTAGGGACTACGCTGTTATCTTCCTTTGCCGCCACGATTGTCGCGCTGTTGATTGATCGCATGTACCGTTATCGACATATACGAAGACACAGATAGGGGGAGTCCTTATGTACCAATGGGTATCCCTGCTCTCTCTTTGGGCCATTCCCGTTACGATTGCCTTTGTCTTGTTGTATGGGTGGCGGAAACAAGTCCCCGTCTACGAGACGTTTGTAGATGGAGCTAAAGGCGGCTTAACCACTACCATTCGCATACTCCCGCACCTAATTGCCATGATGGTCGCAGTGAGTATGTTTCGGGAATCAGGAGCGTTGGATCTACTGCTTCGCGCGCTCAAGCCGCTGCTTGACCTGCTGCATTTTCCGGAAGAACTGGTCCCGTTGGCGTTGCTTCGTCCGTTGACGGGAACAGGCTCGCTTGCGATTGCAACAGATCTGATCGCACAGTACGGTCCCGATTCTTTTTTGGGCAGACTGGCCGCTACTATGCAAGGGAGTACAGATACGACTCTGTATGTCCTAACCGTTTATTTTGGCGCAGTTGGTATTCGCAATTCTGCTTATGCACTAAAAGTAGGCTTGTGGTCAGACCTGGCAGGTGTCATATTTTCGCTGCTCATTGTCTCCTACATTTTCGCTTAAAAGAGCTCAAATAGAGTAGGCTTTGAAAACTTCCTCATGGATATGGGGAAGTTTTTCCCTTTTTCTTGTCCACACTAGTAAGAATGGGTATGATGTTGTAGAGGTGAACCAACGATGGAACGTTTACAGAAAGTATTGGCGCATGCTGGAGTCGCCTCTCGTCGCCATTGTGAAGAATTGATTGCGCAAGGCAAGGTGCAGGTAAATGGCCAAGTCGTACGAGAGCAGGGAATAAAAGTCGATCCGCTCAAGGACAAAATTGTGGTGAATGGACAGCCGGTTAAGCTGGAGCAACATGTCTATCTCTTGTTGTACAAGCCTACTGGTGTCATTACGAGCGTCACAGACACGCGTGGCAGACGGGTAGTGATCGATCTGTTGAAGGGAATTAAAGAACGGGTATATCCAGTAGGTCGCTTGGATTATGATACTTCCGGCTTGCTGCTCTTGACGAACGACGGGGAGCTCGCCAACAGGCTGGCACATCCAAGCTATGAAATCGATAAAGTGTATCGGGCATGGGTAAAGGGAATCCCCAGTCAGGAAAAAGTGCGCAAGCTAGCAACCGGCATTCGTTTGGAAGACGGCATGACTTCTCCCGGTCAGTCTAAATTGCTAAAGACAGAGTCTAGCAGTCAAAGAGCATTGGTAGAACTGACCATACATGAAGGACGAAATCGCCAAGTGCGCAGA
This genomic stretch from Brevibacillus brevis harbors:
- the lysA gene encoding diaminopimelate decarboxylase, with the translated sequence MYLHGTSRVNEQGNLEIGGCDTTQLAATYGTPLYVYDEQQIRTKCREFVNAFHNTGFSFQVAYASKAFCTLAMCKLVEEEGLSLDVVSGGELYTALQAGFPVERIHFHGNNKSHDELIMALDAKIGCFVVDNFYELHMLAQLAEERNEKVAVLLRVTPGVEAHTHEYISTGQIDSKFGFDVQNGQALEAIQFSHESNHLHLLGVHSHIGSQIFETEGFLVAVKRLTELLGEAKEKLGFLPEVLNVGGGFGIRYVESDTPQPAETYIKAITDIVRQELTALAIPLPEIWIEPGRSIVGDAGTTLYRIGSHKNIPNVRKYIAVDGGMTDNLRPALYDAEYEAAIANKMNAPASEVVSIAGKCCESGDMLIWDVKLPEAQAGDILAVPSTGAYGYSMANNYNRIARPAVVFVKDGEAEVVVRRETYAEVVGHDVLPKRAQLMR
- a CDS encoding GGDEF domain-containing protein codes for the protein MLSTLMKRFRRIPYISLDKRQWMKAMIRQEVEREKKVVMFYIDIVKLTEVEHRYGDTSAKRVLHIFESILPAVARQAFEIKGRIIAIQKLWGDDFAIYTSFSKMMSEEDCQMLSIHFQELAERQLNRQVSFVNREELRVHIGFSEIIGEDIVKEMYTSVKHAVHMAKYGITSEKYAHIRQFHKLLAEENVQMHFMPIIHLPNGEALGWEALARGPVNSLFATPAALFNYAQETDTVFRLEHICRKRALEHIRYLKPHEKLFINLDPRAIDDPFLLRGKVQMLLAEYELTPQNIVFEITERHAITNYAVFRKIIEEYRKQGYMIAVDDAGAGYSSLESITEIYPDFIKLDMSLIRNIDVDPIKQALLETFVSFADKVNCKIIAEGIETERELETLMDVGVIYGQGYYLGKPDKGMAQLCGKAMNFLRFTMEKRIEQEAAPILPTPAMTEILAKTISVEKHVKVRRIHEIFEQNQRIESVVVLENGIPVGLVMRFSLYQILGGQYGIALYYERPVSQIMNTNPLKATKDDKLDEVAKRAMTRDAYHLYDVVIIIDEKGEYIGIVTVQKLLDKMASIKLEMASSANPLTGLPGNVQIERELNQRLKRYDHQVVIYCDLDRFKWFNDRYGFEVGDQIIVRTANLLREASKWYGSGTDFIGHIGGDDFILITTAQCANDVVLFIMDAFTPYFSDIYEKRRMGDGQELSMSMAGVVLYAGKYTSAEQVAEKAAYVKMVAKAKAGTVFITDCELPGEEQIRIEG
- a CDS encoding peptidylprolyl isomerase; this encodes MKKALITMENGNQIELELFDQEAPGTVANFEKLANEGFYNGLSFHRVIPGFVAQGGCPYGTGTGGPGYTIKCETKGNPHKHLRGYLSMAHAGKDTGGSQFFICYDSFPHLDGVHTVFGRVTSGLEHVDAIKQGDKMGTVKVG
- a CDS encoding site-2 protease family protein; the encoded protein is MDLFHFDWKTVPFRLIAFVIAFTLHEWAHAFVAWKLGDNTAKSEGRLTLNPIPHIDPFGLILILFGPFGWARPVPINPLHFRGNKRLGIVYVSFAGPLINLILAVLFYMVYFVVINSGVLVGMHEKVAYAIDMTLRFSVLINTALFIFNLLPIPPLDGYKILRFLSPRSWDGKFYNYEVYGPWILLLLIFIPGVSTIIFGIPHGIALELVQRIGSSILSVFI
- a CDS encoding segregation/condensation protein A codes for the protein MAYSIKLDSFEGPLDLLLHLIDKAEVDIYDIPIAEITEQYLATIDKMQELQLDVASEFVVMAATLLSIKSKMLLPKKEEHVFQQFLDMDVDEIDPREELVARLLEYKRYKMLAENLREMEIGRNQVFTRPAENLSPYVREEDHTVSNVTLYDLINALEKLVKKTKEKEPMTKVSRDEISIKDRMTEIRQAVRSGGMVRFSELFTQGATRTEIVTTFLALLELMKAKHITCVQNQLFQDIIICENGTEGAHTDGL
- the scpB gene encoding SMC-Scp complex subunit ScpB, whose protein sequence is MDYDKLKGVIEGLLFISGDEGIDAKEISEITEVSEEEVIDLIEDMKADFRRAGRGIQIVEVAKAYQLTTLPEHVPYFERLATSPGQSTLSQAALETLAIVAYKQPLTRSEIEEIRGVKCEKALNTLLSKQLIREAGRAEGIGRPILYATTKEFLEHFGLRELGDLPEPPVNLDIEEARLEASALFGKAEEATND
- a CDS encoding D-alanyl-D-alanine carboxypeptidase family protein translates to MNIRKYLSGVLVVFLFIQMAFTPAAVVKAAAAPPGLSAEGAALIDVESGRILYSKNGTKKMRIASLTKTMTAIVAIEMGKLDAQVTVPPQAVGVEGSSIYLKNGEKLTLEELLYGLMLRSGNDAAVTIATHIGGSVPGFTYLMNEKAAMIGMEHTNFTNPHGLDDSNQHYSTPEDMAKLSAYALHNPVFRQIVSTKVKDISWEGEQWDRRLLNKNKMLHLYNGADGVKTGYTKLAKRCLASSATRNGRQLATITLNASDDWNDSAKLMDWGFANYPLQELVKKGQEVKPDTPVTLEAGTHLVTTNTFQYPLQTAETEAIHKRVVMGESTVTSKMNGQLAGFLQLYLKEKMIGQVPLLVRVDTPTSVAPQASRSMWQQFWGIVSGGLWSA
- a CDS encoding nucleoside recognition domain-containing protein → MLNVIWLGLIVISIVVAAVTGRMEAINAAAFEGAKTGVTVCLGLLSVLAFWMGMMRIAEKSGLLELLARALSPIIQVLFPDVPKGHPAMGYILSNMSANLLGLGNAATPMGLKAMEELQKLNPDKQNASAAMCTLLAINTASITIIPTTMIAIRMQYGSVNPVEIVGTTLLSSFAATIVALLIDRMYRYRHIRRHR
- a CDS encoding spore maturation protein; the encoded protein is MYQWVSLLSLWAIPVTIAFVLLYGWRKQVPVYETFVDGAKGGLTTTIRILPHLIAMMVAVSMFRESGALDLLLRALKPLLDLLHFPEELVPLALLRPLTGTGSLAIATDLIAQYGPDSFLGRLAATMQGSTDTTLYVLTVYFGAVGIRNSAYALKVGLWSDLAGVIFSLLIVSYIFA
- a CDS encoding pseudouridine synthase, with translation MERLQKVLAHAGVASRRHCEELIAQGKVQVNGQVVREQGIKVDPLKDKIVVNGQPVKLEQHVYLLLYKPTGVITSVTDTRGRRVVIDLLKGIKERVYPVGRLDYDTSGLLLLTNDGELANRLAHPSYEIDKVYRAWVKGIPSQEKVRKLATGIRLEDGMTSPGQSKLLKTESSSQRALVELTIHEGRNRQVRRMCEAIGHPVLTLERIRLGFLTLDGLKPGEFRKLTHEEVESLKRGLVQKKRSPRAKH